One region of Streptomyces rishiriensis genomic DNA includes:
- a CDS encoding transporter substrate-binding domain-containing protein, with the protein MNTHPGRRTRVLAATTMTAGLMLVAACTSTDDGGSGSKTAAGGVELVKAGQLTTCTHLPYPPFQSEIDGKVQGFDVSLIDLVADDLGVKQVINDTPFENFKTGAFLNSDQCDLAAAGMTITDERKKNVDFSDPYFEATQAVLVDKGAGVTSLADVKSKNVKLGAQAQTTGEDYAKKEGFDPVSFESSDAVLNGLRTGQVKAVVIDYPVVQGWLKDKANADAFKVVDNLNTGEQYGFTVKKGNAKLVAAINKALADAKADGTYKKLYEKWIGPYDESAASPSAAASAS; encoded by the coding sequence GTGAACACCCACCCCGGCCGACGGACCCGCGTTCTGGCCGCCACCACCATGACGGCCGGGCTGATGCTCGTCGCCGCCTGCACCTCCACCGATGACGGCGGCAGCGGCTCCAAGACCGCCGCCGGCGGGGTCGAGCTCGTCAAGGCGGGCCAGCTCACCACCTGCACCCACCTGCCCTACCCGCCCTTCCAGTCGGAGATCGACGGCAAGGTCCAGGGCTTCGACGTGTCCCTGATCGACCTGGTCGCCGACGACCTGGGAGTGAAGCAGGTGATCAACGACACGCCCTTCGAGAACTTCAAGACCGGCGCCTTCCTGAACTCCGACCAGTGCGACCTGGCCGCGGCCGGCATGACCATCACCGACGAGCGCAAGAAGAACGTCGACTTCTCCGACCCCTACTTCGAGGCCACCCAGGCCGTCCTGGTCGACAAGGGGGCGGGCGTCACCTCGCTCGCCGACGTGAAGTCCAAGAACGTCAAGCTCGGCGCCCAGGCGCAGACCACCGGCGAGGACTACGCCAAGAAGGAGGGCTTCGACCCGGTCTCCTTCGAGTCCTCCGACGCCGTCCTCAACGGTCTGCGCACCGGCCAGGTCAAGGCCGTCGTCATCGACTACCCGGTGGTCCAGGGCTGGCTGAAGGACAAGGCCAACGCCGACGCCTTCAAGGTCGTCGACAATCTCAACACCGGTGAGCAGTACGGCTTCACGGTGAAGAAGGGCAACGCGAAGCTGGTCGCCGCGATCAACAAGGCACTGGCGGACGCGAAGGCCGACGGCACCTACAAGAAGCTGTACGAGAAGTGGATCGGCCCGTACGACGAGTCGGCCGCCTCCCCGTCGGCCGCCGCCTCGGCCTCCTGA
- a CDS encoding pyridoxal-phosphate-dependent aminotransferase family protein gives MTHPFLDLAPLSAARFASIEDRVARLLDTRQDVVIMQGEALLPLEGAIRGTAGPGTTALNVITGPYGQTFGDWLRDCGATVIDLAVPFHTAVTAAQIREAFAEHPGIDFVSLVHAEAATGNTNPVAEIGEVVREHGALFYLDAVASIGAEPVLPDAWGVDLCVIGAQKAMGGPAGVSAVSVSERAWARMAANPKAPRRSYLSLLDWKERWVDGGRKALLHAPAQLEMLALEACVERIEAAGAETVMARHASAAAATRAGAVALGGGLEPYVRDAAEAAPVATTLRTPPGVLASELVARALASDATLPLAAGGGALAGRMIRVNHYGGDATVGVVQACLAALGAALAEKGLAVDLEGARRAVENAWR, from the coding sequence GTGACACACCCGTTCCTGGACCTCGCCCCGCTGAGTGCCGCACGCTTCGCCTCGATCGAGGACCGGGTAGCGCGGCTGCTGGACACCCGGCAGGACGTCGTGATCATGCAGGGCGAGGCGCTGCTGCCGCTGGAGGGCGCGATCCGCGGTACGGCCGGTCCGGGCACGACCGCGCTGAACGTGATCACCGGTCCGTACGGGCAGACCTTCGGCGACTGGCTGCGGGACTGCGGTGCCACGGTGATCGATCTGGCGGTGCCCTTCCACACGGCGGTGACGGCCGCGCAGATCCGGGAGGCGTTCGCCGAGCACCCCGGGATCGACTTCGTGTCGCTGGTGCACGCGGAGGCGGCGACCGGCAACACCAACCCGGTCGCGGAGATCGGCGAGGTGGTGCGGGAACACGGCGCGCTGTTCTACCTGGACGCGGTGGCCTCGATCGGCGCGGAGCCGGTGCTGCCGGACGCGTGGGGCGTGGACCTGTGTGTGATCGGCGCGCAGAAGGCGATGGGCGGTCCGGCGGGGGTGTCGGCGGTGTCGGTGAGCGAGCGGGCGTGGGCGCGGATGGCCGCGAACCCGAAGGCGCCGCGCCGGTCGTACCTGTCCCTGCTGGACTGGAAGGAGCGCTGGGTCGACGGCGGTCGCAAGGCGCTGCTGCACGCGCCGGCGCAGCTGGAGATGCTCGCGCTGGAGGCGTGCGTCGAGCGGATCGAGGCGGCGGGAGCGGAGACGGTCATGGCCCGGCACGCGTCCGCCGCCGCCGCGACGCGCGCGGGTGCGGTCGCGTTGGGCGGCGGGCTGGAGCCGTACGTGCGTGACGCGGCGGAGGCGGCCCCTGTCGCCACGACGCTGCGGACGCCGCCGGGCGTGCTGGCGTCCGAGCTGGTCGCCCGGGCGCTGGCGAGCGATGCCACCCTGCCGCTGGCCGCGGGCGGGGGCGCGCTGGCCGGGAGGATGATCCGGGTCAACCACTACGGGGGCGACGCGACCGTCGGCGTGGTGCAGGCGTGTCTGGCGGCACTGGGCGCCGCACTGGCGGAGAAGGGGCTCGCCGTGGATCTGGAAGGGGCCCGGCGAGCCGTCGAGAACGCCTGGCGGTAG
- a CDS encoding amino acid ABC transporter permease codes for MADTDVRLQPKKKGLTRRQKRSLSRGAQYVVFVAAVIVFAVTADWGRLKNQFAQWDIAKQMFPEVITLALKNTVLYTVSGFVLGLVLGLVVALMRLSSVGPYRWLAGVYIEIFRGLPALLIFVFIGVAVPLAFPGTEIVGGTYGKAALGLGLIGAAYMAETFRAGIQAVPKGQLEAARSLGFSPARAMVSVIIPQAFRIILPPLTNELIMLFKDSSLVLLLGVTLEERELSKYGRDLASTTANSTPILVAGLCYLLVTIPLGFVVRRMEAKAQEAVK; via the coding sequence ATGGCCGATACCGACGTACGACTCCAACCGAAGAAGAAGGGCCTGACCCGCCGGCAGAAGCGCAGCCTCTCGCGCGGCGCGCAGTACGTCGTCTTCGTCGCCGCCGTGATCGTCTTCGCGGTCACGGCGGACTGGGGCCGGCTGAAGAACCAGTTCGCCCAGTGGGACATCGCGAAGCAGATGTTCCCTGAGGTCATCACGCTGGCGCTGAAGAACACCGTGCTCTACACGGTGTCCGGGTTCGTCCTCGGCCTGGTGCTCGGTCTGGTCGTCGCCCTGATGCGGCTGTCCTCCGTGGGCCCGTACCGCTGGCTGGCCGGTGTCTACATCGAGATCTTCCGCGGTCTGCCCGCCCTGCTGATCTTCGTCTTCATCGGCGTCGCCGTGCCGCTGGCCTTCCCCGGCACGGAGATCGTCGGCGGCACCTACGGCAAGGCGGCCCTCGGGCTCGGCCTCATCGGGGCCGCGTACATGGCGGAGACGTTCCGCGCGGGCATCCAGGCCGTGCCCAAGGGGCAGCTGGAGGCGGCCCGGTCGCTGGGCTTCTCGCCCGCCCGCGCGATGGTCTCGGTCATCATCCCGCAGGCGTTCCGGATCATCCTCCCGCCGCTCACCAACGAACTGATCATGCTCTTCAAGGACTCCTCCCTCGTGCTGCTCCTCGGGGTGACGCTGGAGGAGCGCGAACTGTCCAAGTACGGCCGTGACCTGGCCAGCACGACCGCCAACTCCACGCCGATCCTGGTCGCCGGTCTGTGCTACCTGCTGGTGACCATCCCGCTCGGCTTCGTCGTGCGGCGCATGGAGGCGAAGGCCCAGGAGGCCGTGAAATGA
- a CDS encoding amino acid ABC transporter ATP-binding protein, producing MSRPEIDVRDLHKSFGTNEVLRGIDLEIGQGEVVCVIGPSGSGKSTLLRCVNLLEEPTKGQVFVGGTELTDPDVDIDAVRRRIGMVFQQFNLFPHLSVTENLTLPQRRVLGRGKAEAARVAAENLERVGLSEKAAAYPASLSGGQQQRVAIARALAMGPEVMLFDEPTSALDPELVGDVLAVMRMLADEGMTMMVVTHEMTFAREVADRVVFMDGGVIVEDGAPAEVIGNPSHERTRHFLSRLLDPAMAQVEEETSDRLGKGD from the coding sequence ATGAGCCGACCGGAGATCGACGTCCGCGACCTGCACAAGTCGTTCGGGACCAACGAGGTGCTGCGCGGCATCGACCTGGAGATCGGCCAGGGTGAGGTCGTCTGTGTGATCGGCCCTTCCGGCTCCGGCAAGTCGACGCTGCTGCGCTGTGTGAACCTGCTCGAGGAGCCCACCAAGGGCCAGGTCTTCGTGGGCGGCACCGAACTCACCGACCCCGACGTCGACATCGATGCCGTACGCCGCCGGATCGGGATGGTCTTCCAGCAGTTCAACCTCTTCCCGCACCTGTCGGTGACCGAGAACCTCACACTGCCGCAGCGCCGGGTGCTCGGACGGGGCAAGGCGGAGGCGGCGAGGGTGGCCGCCGAGAACCTGGAGCGGGTGGGCCTGTCGGAGAAGGCGGCCGCCTACCCCGCCTCCCTGTCCGGCGGTCAGCAGCAGCGCGTCGCCATCGCCCGCGCGCTGGCCATGGGCCCCGAGGTGATGCTGTTCGACGAGCCGACCTCGGCGCTCGACCCGGAGCTGGTCGGGGATGTCCTCGCGGTCATGCGGATGCTCGCCGACGAGGGCATGACGATGATGGTCGTCACCCACGAGATGACCTTCGCCCGCGAGGTCGCCGACCGGGTGGTCTTCATGGACGGCGGCGTGATCGTGGAGGACGGCGCCCCGGCCGAGGTCATCGGGAACCCCAGCCACGAGCGCACCCGGCACTTCCTCTCCCGCCTCCTCGACCCCGCGATGGCCCAGGTCGAGGAGGAGACCTCCGACCGGCTGGGCAAGGGCGACTAG
- a CDS encoding amidohydrolase family protein, with protein sequence MSDRAVLHVKGRILTGSDEVRDGLWVVDGRISYDRPAGARDVRTVEGWALPGLVDAHCHVGLGAHGPVGADVAEKQALTDREAGTLLLRDAGSPSDTRWVDDREDLPKIIRAGRHIARTRRYIRGYAHEIEPGDLVAYVAREAGRGDGWVKLVGDWIDREVGDLAPSWPREAAEAAIAEAHRLGARVTAHCFAENSLRDLVESGIDCVEHATGLTDELIPLFASRGVAIVPTLVNIATFPDLAAGGESKFPRWSAHMRRLHERRYDTVRSAYDAGIPVFVGTDAGGTLPHGLVAAEVAELVTAGIPPLAALSATTWGAREWLGRPGLVEGAPADLVVYESDPRADVRVLAAPRRVVLNGAVVS encoded by the coding sequence ATGAGCGATCGCGCGGTGCTGCACGTGAAGGGGCGGATCCTGACCGGATCCGACGAGGTCCGCGACGGGCTGTGGGTCGTCGACGGCCGGATCTCCTACGACCGCCCCGCCGGCGCGCGCGATGTGCGGACCGTCGAGGGCTGGGCGCTGCCCGGCCTGGTCGACGCCCACTGCCATGTGGGCCTGGGCGCGCACGGTCCCGTCGGGGCCGACGTCGCCGAGAAGCAGGCGCTGACCGACCGCGAGGCGGGCACCCTGCTGCTCCGCGACGCCGGCTCGCCCTCGGACACCCGCTGGGTCGACGACCGCGAAGACCTCCCGAAGATCATCCGGGCGGGCCGGCACATCGCCCGCACCCGCCGCTACATCCGCGGCTACGCGCACGAGATCGAGCCCGGGGACCTCGTCGCGTACGTCGCGCGGGAGGCCGGGCGCGGCGACGGCTGGGTCAAGCTGGTCGGCGACTGGATCGACCGCGAGGTGGGCGACCTCGCCCCCAGCTGGCCGCGGGAGGCGGCCGAGGCGGCCATCGCCGAGGCCCACCGCCTGGGCGCGCGGGTCACGGCGCACTGCTTCGCCGAGAACTCGCTCCGCGACCTCGTCGAGTCGGGCATCGACTGCGTCGAACACGCGACGGGCCTCACCGACGAGCTGATCCCGTTGTTCGCGTCGCGCGGCGTGGCGATCGTGCCGACCCTCGTCAACATCGCCACCTTCCCCGACCTGGCCGCCGGCGGCGAGTCCAAGTTCCCGCGATGGTCGGCCCATATGCGCCGGCTCCACGAACGCCGCTACGACACCGTGCGCTCCGCCTACGACGCAGGCATCCCGGTCTTCGTCGGCACGGACGCCGGCGGCACGCTGCCGCACGGTCTGGTGGCCGCGGAGGTCGCGGAACTGGTGACGGCGGGCATCCCGCCGCTCGCGGCGCTCTCGGCGACCACCTGGGGCGCACGCGAATGGCTCGGCCGCCCCGGTCTGGTCGAGGGCGCTCCCGCGGACCTCGTGGTCTACGAGAGCGACCCGCGCGCCGACGTACGGGTGCTGGCGGCTCCGCGCCGGGTGGTACTGAACGGCGCGGTGGTGAGCTGA